In Mustela lutreola isolate mMusLut2 chromosome 1, mMusLut2.pri, whole genome shotgun sequence, one genomic interval encodes:
- the CXCL10 gene encoding C-X-C motif chemokine 10: MNQSAVLIFCLIFLTLNGTQGVPLSRTTRCTCIKISDGSINPRSLEKLEVIPASQSCPRVEIIATLKKNGEKRCLNPASKKIKILLKAISKERSKTSP, from the exons ATGAACCAAAGTGCTGTTCTTATCTTCTGCCTTATCTTTCTGACTCTGAATGGAACTCAAG GAGTACCTCTCTCTAGAACTACACGCTGTACTTGTATCAAGATCAGTGATGGATCTATAAATCCAAGGTCCTTAGAAAAACTTGAGGTGATTCCAGCAAGTCAATCTTGTCCACGTGTTGAGATCAT CGCCACACTGAAAAAGAATGGGGAGAAAAGATGCCTGAATCCTGCGTCTAAGAAAATCAAGATTTTATTGAAAGCAATTAGCAAGGAAAG GTCTAAAACATCTCCTTGA